From a single Candidatus Binataceae bacterium genomic region:
- a CDS encoding response regulator translates to MRALIVDDSKTMRAIIARTIKELGFEILEAANGKEALDTLKEYGAIELSLVDWHMPIMTGIEFVREVRSDPEYDSMKLMMVTTAADSEHVSEALCAGVDEYLMKPFNKDLILSKLQMMGVVQC, encoded by the coding sequence GTGCGTGCTTTAATCGTAGATGACTCGAAGACAATGCGCGCGATTATCGCCCGCACGATCAAAGAGCTGGGCTTCGAGATTCTTGAAGCGGCCAACGGCAAGGAAGCGCTCGATACTCTGAAAGAGTATGGCGCGATCGAACTGAGCCTGGTCGATTGGCATATGCCGATCATGACCGGCATCGAATTCGTGCGCGAAGTCCGCTCCGATCCCGAGTACGACTCCATGAAACTCATGATGGTGACGACGGCCGCCGATTCGGAGCATGTGTCCGAAGCGCTTTGCGCGGGGGTCGATGAATACTTGATGAAGCCATTCAACAAGGATCTCATCCTCTCGAAGCTTCAGATGATGGGCGTGGTGCAGTGTTGA
- the cheB gene encoding chemotaxis-specific protein-glutamate methyltransferase CheB, with protein MNSPAKIRVLVVDDSVVVRRMLTSMLSTDPAIEVIGAAPNGKIALARIPQYNPDCVILDVEMPELDGLQTLAELRKSWRTLPVIMFSTVTERGAAQTLDALTLGASDYVTKPSTNGGAAGQISKVIDDLINKIKVHCGRPRETHAPARTVVGAPSIHTVPLPKVATPESNVEPTQAADVVAIGISTGGPNALAVLMPSFPANLSVPVLIVQHMPRLFTKLLAERLSEKASVPITEAKPGEYLEPGHAYIAPGDYHMTIKRAGTRVVIETNQDPHENSCRPSADVMFRSVARVYGSSALGVVMTGMGQDGLRGCEAIRGAGGRVLVQDEASSVVWGMPGFVARSGLAHAQIALGELGSAITLRVRKGTAVGSNRIAKSAGVAL; from the coding sequence TTGAACTCGCCCGCCAAAATTCGCGTCCTGGTGGTAGACGATTCAGTTGTCGTACGCCGGATGCTGACTTCGATGCTGTCGACCGATCCGGCGATCGAGGTAATCGGTGCAGCGCCGAACGGCAAAATCGCCCTCGCGCGTATTCCGCAGTACAATCCCGACTGCGTAATCCTCGATGTCGAGATGCCGGAGCTCGATGGTCTGCAGACCCTCGCCGAGCTGCGCAAGAGCTGGCGTACCCTGCCGGTTATAATGTTCAGCACGGTGACCGAACGTGGCGCCGCGCAGACTCTCGACGCATTGACACTCGGCGCCAGTGACTATGTCACCAAGCCGAGCACCAATGGCGGAGCGGCAGGCCAGATCTCGAAAGTTATCGACGATCTGATCAACAAGATCAAAGTACATTGCGGGCGGCCGCGCGAGACGCATGCGCCGGCGCGGACCGTTGTGGGCGCTCCCAGCATTCACACGGTACCGCTGCCAAAAGTCGCGACACCAGAGTCCAATGTCGAACCCACTCAGGCAGCGGATGTTGTGGCTATTGGCATCTCAACCGGCGGACCGAATGCGCTCGCGGTGCTGATGCCTAGTTTTCCGGCCAATCTTTCCGTGCCGGTACTCATCGTCCAGCACATGCCGCGGTTATTCACCAAGCTGCTGGCAGAGCGTCTGTCGGAAAAAGCTTCTGTTCCTATAACCGAGGCGAAGCCGGGGGAATATCTCGAACCCGGCCACGCCTATATCGCGCCCGGCGACTATCACATGACAATCAAACGCGCGGGTACGCGAGTAGTAATTGAGACCAACCAGGATCCGCACGAAAACTCCTGCCGCCCTTCGGCTGACGTGATGTTTCGTTCGGTCGCACGCGTTTATGGATCGTCCGCGCTCGGAGTTGTGATGACGGGCATGGGACAGGACGGCTTGCGCGGTTGCGAAGCGATTCGCGGCGCGGGCGGGCGGGTGCTGGTCCAGGATGAAGCGAGTTCGGTGGTATGGGGGATGCCCGGGTTCGTGGCGCGCTCAGGATTGGCGCATGCGCAGATAGCGCTGGGCGAGTTGGGCTCGGCGATCACGCTGCGCGTGCGCAAGGGAACCGCGGTCGGATCGAATCGTATCGCGAAGAGTGCGGGAGTAGCGTTGTGA
- a CDS encoding protein-glutamate O-methyltransferase CheR, whose amino-acid sequence MTISRQEFEYVRDLVRANAGIVLETGKEYLVEARLRPLAERDHAMSVALFIQRLKSGASSVVHRHVIEAMTTNETSFFRDMSPFETLRKQILPDLVEKRRNERALNIWSAACSTGQEPYTVAITINEYFPTVMQWKLRILASDLSTDVLDRARGASYSQLEVNRGMPASLMVKYFMRNRLCWDLRPEIRKMVEFFEINLTRAFPALPDMDIIMLRNVMIYFDLDTKRRIIDSIARRLKPDGYLLLGNSETTFGVHDAFERFAQDRSGWHRLRK is encoded by the coding sequence GTGACTATCAGTCGTCAGGAATTTGAGTACGTGCGCGACCTGGTGCGGGCCAATGCCGGGATCGTTCTCGAGACCGGCAAGGAATACCTGGTCGAAGCGCGCCTGCGCCCGCTGGCCGAGCGCGATCATGCGATGTCGGTGGCGCTCTTTATTCAACGCCTCAAAAGCGGCGCCTCCAGCGTGGTTCATCGTCACGTGATTGAAGCGATGACCACCAATGAAACCTCGTTTTTCCGCGACATGTCGCCCTTCGAAACGTTGCGCAAGCAGATCCTTCCCGATCTCGTCGAAAAGCGCCGCAACGAGCGCGCGCTCAATATTTGGAGCGCTGCTTGTTCGACGGGGCAGGAACCTTACACCGTCGCAATTACTATCAATGAGTATTTCCCGACCGTTATGCAGTGGAAACTGCGGATCCTGGCGAGCGACCTCTCCACCGATGTTCTCGACCGGGCGCGCGGCGCCAGTTACTCACAACTCGAAGTAAACCGCGGCATGCCGGCCAGCCTGATGGTGAAATACTTCATGCGCAATCGGTTGTGCTGGGACTTGCGGCCGGAAATTCGCAAGATGGTCGAGTTCTTTGAAATCAACCTGACGCGGGCGTTCCCGGCGCTGCCTGACATGGACATTATCATGCTGCGCAACGTCATGATCTATTTCGACCTCGATACCAAGCGGCGGATCATCGATTCTATCGCGCGCCGGCTCAAACCGGACGGATATCTGTTGCTGGGAAATTCCGAAACCACATTCGGCGTTCATGACGCGTTCGAAAGATTCGCACAAGATCGGAGCGGATGGCACCGCTTGCGCAAGTAA
- a CDS encoding chemotaxis protein CheX gives MRSDRLEVEEIHEATARLWEAMFEASLEYLEEECECTDSRFLTGSIQINGAWDGAIVLRASFNFARSIAQLMLGLDDAGDEEICDAMGELTNLTSGAIQTLLPEPSELTPPSVIEGCDYKLVFPGLELINSIHCRFREEPLSILIFEARSGDAKIQHEVVVDGVAPR, from the coding sequence ATGAGAAGCGATCGACTCGAAGTCGAAGAGATTCACGAAGCCACCGCACGGCTGTGGGAAGCGATGTTCGAGGCCAGCCTCGAATATCTCGAAGAGGAGTGCGAGTGCACTGACAGCCGGTTCCTGACTGGCAGTATCCAGATAAACGGCGCGTGGGACGGCGCGATCGTGTTGCGAGCTTCGTTTAACTTTGCCCGCTCCATAGCGCAGTTGATGCTCGGTCTCGATGACGCGGGCGACGAAGAGATCTGCGATGCGATGGGCGAACTGACTAATCTCACCTCGGGCGCGATCCAGACCCTTCTGCCCGAGCCGTCCGAGCTCACACCCCCGTCGGTAATCGAGGGATGTGACTACAAACTGGTCTTTCCCGGACTCGAATTGATTAATTCGATTCATTGCCGATTTCGCGAAGAGCCATTGTCGATACTGATTTTCGAAGCGCGCAGCGGCGATGCCAAGATTCAACATGAAGTTGTGGTCGATGGCGTAGCGCCGCGTTAA
- a CDS encoding response regulator: protein MDDSRSSRLMIKNSLKDMEVVFGKVDEADNGENAVAKFKQAKYDLVLMDIHMPKMDGYQATQAIRLWESKMGHARTPIIALTAMDASQAAVKTKEAGFSACCSKPVKRATLEQAIKKASSCGPMDGDGFEVIKESGGLMGRLFGKGDAGMEQDSLKDLRSTFLVEKQREAKDAMAALDNGDMQVVNLIAYRLKGEGANYGFSKVSDYGAELANAAESLDIKTARKVTQKLQEYLTAQQ, encoded by the coding sequence GTGGACGACTCGCGATCGAGCCGTCTGATGATCAAGAACTCGTTGAAGGACATGGAAGTGGTCTTTGGCAAGGTCGACGAAGCCGACAACGGTGAAAACGCGGTCGCCAAGTTCAAACAGGCCAAGTATGACCTGGTGTTGATGGACATCCACATGCCCAAGATGGACGGCTACCAGGCGACGCAGGCGATTCGGCTCTGGGAGAGCAAGATGGGTCATGCCCGCACGCCGATTATAGCCCTCACCGCGATGGATGCTTCGCAGGCGGCCGTGAAAACCAAGGAGGCGGGGTTTTCCGCGTGCTGCAGCAAGCCGGTCAAGCGCGCGACTCTCGAACAAGCGATCAAGAAGGCATCGTCGTGCGGTCCGATGGACGGGGACGGGTTTGAGGTTATCAAGGAATCCGGCGGGTTGATGGGCCGTCTTTTTGGCAAAGGCGACGCGGGTATGGAGCAGGATAGCCTGAAGGATCTTCGCTCGACGTTCCTCGTCGAGAAGCAGCGCGAGGCCAAAGACGCGATGGCGGCGCTGGACAACGGCGATATGCAGGTTGTGAACTTAATTGCATATCGCCTCAAGGGCGAGGGCGCGAACTACGGTTTCAGCAAGGTCAGCGACTATGGCGCGGAGCTGGCTAATGCAGCGGAGAGTCTCGACATCAAGACCGCCCGCAAAGTAACGCAGAAACTTCAGGAATATCTGACAGCGCAACAGTAG
- a CDS encoding BON domain-containing protein, with protein MNYKPIAAGIVAAPLILSLSGAALAQGSSVQLHSKSAKLSSTSAQASRVSPNLAADDADIADAVEAALKSDKVVRYEDIRVETASGIVTLSGVVSSAFQSIRAQQIASAVEGVKSVNNHLTIIALSSAISGK; from the coding sequence ATGAATTATAAACCAATCGCGGCGGGTATCGTCGCTGCACCATTAATCTTAAGTTTAAGCGGTGCTGCCCTCGCACAAGGGTCGAGCGTCCAGTTGCACTCCAAGTCTGCTAAGCTCAGCAGCACTTCTGCTCAGGCCTCTCGCGTGTCGCCCAATTTAGCTGCGGACGATGCTGACATCGCCGATGCCGTTGAGGCCGCGCTGAAAAGCGACAAAGTCGTCCGATACGAAGACATTCGGGTTGAAACGGCCTCGGGCATCGTGACACTGAGCGGAGTGGTGTCGAGTGCCTTCCAATCGATACGTGCCCAGCAGATTGCCTCGGCAGTCGAGGGCGTAAAGTCAGTTAACAATCATCTGACGATCATCGCATTGAGCAGCGCCATCTCGGGTAAGTGA
- a CDS encoding ATP-binding protein, giving the protein MSLISLDYIVGQMIDDLSHSTDLVVDQIFEQIRDTLMKGGGPDLPAELKNSKSLARLLNSTQAFAPSVVSASVVALDGTVIVAANDEGEGKPAPALPPLSQFEARAKGWWLFASIPSLVSSNVYESRREVIVDNKPAAIISIGVTTALVADRARHLLLVILLTAVAVTAIAWLAISLVANRILFQVAALSRGIEQLAAGRTPVEVEVEGRDELSALAEQFNELSRQVRSDRSRLDTDRAHLFDVVRSIQDSVMLLDAQGMVLFANRMAREKLAPGAANLDGLALETALGRGHPIAALVKTTFDTGTEAHDVPVQMRDGSMLVSFFRMGQGPKPAGLLLVMRDLKQVMELEAALDTSNRLARLGTLISGMAHQLRSPLHGMNLRLELLRDDHGEGATRHIDKLRQDVTRLDQAIEAILRFTRPADLKITDFSVNDLLAEIGTRVKTERIEVEYNLASGLAAVRADKGMIAEALTNLVTNSVQAMPHGGKLTLATRPKDATVEIEVADQGIGIPKDKLDRIFDLYYTTKPGGSGLGLPFAMRAIELNHGKIHLSSEIAQGTICTIALPMAENVSPRPIAGSTA; this is encoded by the coding sequence ATGAGCCTGATCTCGCTCGATTACATAGTCGGGCAGATGATCGACGATCTCTCGCATTCGACCGATCTTGTCGTCGATCAGATCTTCGAGCAGATCCGCGATACCCTGATGAAGGGGGGCGGACCCGATCTGCCGGCAGAGCTCAAGAATAGTAAATCGCTCGCGCGCCTGCTCAATTCGACGCAGGCCTTCGCGCCCTCGGTGGTATCGGCATCTGTCGTGGCCCTCGACGGAACGGTGATTGTCGCCGCGAACGATGAAGGAGAGGGCAAACCCGCGCCCGCGCTGCCGCCCCTGTCTCAGTTCGAGGCGCGCGCCAAGGGATGGTGGCTGTTCGCTTCGATACCAAGTCTCGTGAGCAGTAACGTGTATGAGTCGCGGCGCGAGGTTATCGTCGATAACAAGCCGGCCGCGATCATTTCGATTGGTGTCACCACCGCGCTGGTCGCCGACCGGGCGCGGCATCTGCTGCTGGTGATTCTCCTCACGGCCGTGGCCGTCACTGCGATTGCCTGGCTTGCGATCTCGCTCGTCGCCAATCGAATCTTGTTCCAGGTCGCAGCGCTGAGCCGCGGAATCGAGCAACTCGCTGCCGGTCGCACTCCGGTCGAGGTCGAGGTCGAAGGCCGCGATGAGCTGAGTGCGCTGGCCGAACAATTTAACGAACTCTCGCGTCAGGTGCGTTCCGATCGCTCACGACTCGATACCGATCGGGCGCATCTCTTTGATGTCGTTCGATCAATCCAGGACAGCGTGATGCTGTTGGACGCGCAAGGTATGGTGCTTTTCGCCAATCGCATGGCCCGCGAAAAGCTCGCGCCGGGCGCTGCTAACCTTGACGGCCTTGCGCTCGAAACCGCGCTCGGGCGTGGGCATCCAATTGCGGCATTAGTCAAAACTACTTTCGATACGGGCACTGAGGCTCACGACGTCCCCGTCCAGATGCGCGACGGTTCGATGCTGGTTTCATTTTTCAGGATGGGCCAGGGACCCAAGCCGGCCGGGCTGCTCCTCGTAATGCGCGATCTTAAGCAAGTCATGGAACTTGAAGCCGCTCTTGATACATCGAATCGGCTCGCGCGTCTGGGCACCTTGATCTCGGGCATGGCGCATCAGCTACGCAGCCCGCTGCACGGCATGAATCTTCGCCTTGAGCTTTTGCGCGACGATCATGGCGAGGGCGCGACTCGACATATTGATAAACTTCGTCAGGATGTAACGCGCCTCGATCAGGCAATTGAAGCGATACTCCGCTTTACGCGGCCCGCTGATCTTAAAATCACCGATTTCAGCGTCAATGATCTTCTGGCCGAAATTGGAACGCGCGTGAAGACTGAACGTATAGAAGTTGAGTACAATCTAGCGTCGGGACTTGCCGCGGTGCGGGCAGACAAAGGGATGATCGCGGAAGCTTTGACGAACTTGGTAACGAATTCGGTGCAGGCGATGCCGCACGGCGGGAAGTTGACGCTCGCCACACGGCCGAAGGACGCCACCGTCGAGATCGAGGTTGCAGATCAGGGCATTGGAATTCCGAAGGACAAGTTGGACCGCATTTTCGATCTCTACTATACGACCAAACCGGGCGGCAGCGGACTGGGATTGCCGTTCGCGATGCGCGCGATCGAGCTCAATCATGGGAAGATCCACCTCAGCTCCGAAATCGCGCAAGGTACAATCTGTACTATCGCTCTCCCGATGGCTGAAAATGTATCTCCACGCCCAATCGCCGGCAGCACGGCTTGA
- a CDS encoding sigma-54 dependent transcriptional regulator, protein MAGEIRVLVAEDDAGTHEEWRESLAAWGYRPEIAEDGVRALELLETFHPQILLADLRMPRKSGLELIRDIHEMGIQLPTIMISGQGDIPDAVEAIKLGALDYLRKPVDPPHLRQMLKQIAENLAMRDENSALKRRLAQVGELGPLFGQSLAMRRVIAAIERLAQSSASVVITGESGTGKELVARTIHELSPRRNAPYLPVNCAAIPDTLMESELLGHERGAFTGADRRKEGCFELANTGTLLLDELTEMKVELQAKLLRVIEEQRLRRLGGTAEVPIDVRVLAASNRDIEGAVRDGKLRQDLYYRLNVFTIQLPPLRERIEDLPQLAQMFVQHYATQNNKQIMGIDDECLDTLRAHPWPGNVRQLRNVIERAVIVSDGQMIRKRDLPEEFRATGTTDSGFVRIRVGASLDEVEKEMISRTIEFTGGNKTRAADILGVSAKTLYNKLERFSQEQH, encoded by the coding sequence ATGGCTGGAGAAATTCGAGTTTTAGTTGCAGAAGACGACGCCGGCACTCACGAGGAATGGCGTGAGTCGCTGGCGGCCTGGGGTTATCGTCCGGAGATCGCCGAGGACGGTGTTCGTGCTCTCGAATTGCTCGAGACCTTTCATCCCCAGATCCTCCTCGCCGACCTGAGAATGCCGCGCAAGAGCGGCCTCGAGCTGATTCGCGACATCCACGAGATGGGTATCCAGTTGCCCACCATCATGATCTCCGGGCAGGGCGATATTCCCGACGCGGTCGAGGCTATCAAGCTGGGCGCGCTTGACTACCTGCGCAAGCCCGTCGATCCGCCGCATCTGCGCCAGATGCTGAAGCAGATCGCCGAGAACCTTGCGATGCGCGATGAGAACTCCGCGCTCAAGCGCCGCCTCGCCCAGGTCGGCGAACTCGGACCGTTATTCGGCCAGTCGCTCGCGATGCGCCGCGTGATCGCTGCGATCGAGCGGCTCGCGCAATCTTCGGCGTCGGTCGTGATCACGGGCGAGAGCGGGACCGGCAAAGAGCTCGTCGCGCGGACGATCCACGAGTTGTCACCGCGGCGCAATGCGCCATATCTGCCAGTCAACTGCGCGGCGATTCCCGATACCCTGATGGAAAGCGAGCTCCTCGGCCACGAGCGCGGAGCATTCACGGGCGCCGACCGCCGCAAGGAAGGGTGCTTCGAGCTGGCCAACACCGGCACACTTCTGCTCGACGAGTTGACCGAGATGAAGGTTGAGCTGCAGGCCAAGCTGCTGCGGGTGATCGAGGAACAACGCCTGCGCCGTCTGGGCGGCACGGCCGAAGTTCCGATCGACGTGCGCGTGCTGGCGGCCTCCAATCGCGACATCGAGGGCGCGGTGCGCGACGGCAAACTGCGCCAGGACCTTTACTATCGCCTCAATGTATTCACGATTCAGCTTCCTCCATTGCGCGAACGTATCGAAGATCTGCCGCAGCTCGCGCAGATGTTCGTGCAGCATTACGCAACACAGAACAACAAACAGATCATGGGCATCGACGATGAATGCCTCGACACTCTGCGCGCGCATCCGTGGCCCGGTAACGTGCGGCAACTGCGCAACGTAATCGAGCGCGCGGTGATCGTCAGCGACGGCCAGATGATTCGCAAGCGCGATCTGCCAGAAGAGTTCCGCGCCACCGGCACGACGGACAGCGGGTTCGTCAGGATTCGAGTCGGCGCGTCTCTCGATGAAGTCGAGAAAGAAATGATTTCGCGCACGATCGAGTTTACCGGAGGGAACAAGACTCGCGCGGCCGATATTCTTGGCGTCAGCGCGAAAACGCTGTACAACAAATTGGAGCGGTTCAGTCAGGAGCAGCACTGA
- a CDS encoding DUF1328 domain-containing protein, with product MLIAKAHYAVTEFVTRLNTELRFMLYWAFVFLIVALVAGVMGFGGIAGVATDMARVLFFIFLVLFVIGLALGWRAV from the coding sequence ATGTTGATTGCGAAAGCCCATTACGCAGTCACTGAGTTCGTGACGAGACTCAACACGGAGCTGAGATTTATGCTGTACTGGGCATTTGTCTTTTTGATCGTCGCGCTCGTCGCCGGCGTGATGGGCTTTGGCGGTATCGCGGGCGTCGCGACTGACATGGCGCGCGTCCTCTTCTTCATCTTCCTCGTGCTTTTCGTCATCGGTCTCGCCCTCGGCTGGCGCGCGGTGTAG
- a CDS encoding DUF883 C-terminal domain-containing protein — protein MSAQFERTTEELILMSIQDAGPAVQDAFDKGRRTAERATETIKDFVDEHKGDFDIRQFVRDEPWIAVAAAFAVGYLAARLMRRAN, from the coding sequence TTGAGCGCCCAGTTTGAACGAACAACTGAGGAGTTAATTCTGATGTCCATCCAAGATGCAGGTCCTGCCGTTCAGGATGCTTTCGATAAGGGTCGCCGCACGGCGGAGCGCGCCACCGAAACGATCAAAGACTTTGTCGATGAGCACAAAGGCGATTTCGACATACGGCAGTTTGTCCGCGACGAACCCTGGATCGCCGTTGCCGCGGCATTCGCAGTTGGCTATCTGGCGGCGCGGTTGATGCGACGCGCCAACTGA
- a CDS encoding phage holin family protein yields the protein MAARFLEDLSKMIQAEIHLAELGLRNALQAQIDQMLATLAVAGLVGCALLCVLAAVVLLLHHWIDWWAAFALTALLSALAALVVRSRPSRTSAPPTENN from the coding sequence TTGGCCGCAAGGTTTCTCGAAGACCTATCCAAGATGATCCAGGCCGAGATTCATCTCGCGGAGCTCGGTTTGCGCAACGCATTGCAGGCGCAAATCGATCAGATGCTCGCGACTCTGGCAGTGGCGGGTCTAGTGGGATGCGCCCTCCTATGCGTCCTTGCAGCGGTCGTCCTGTTACTTCATCACTGGATTGACTGGTGGGCTGCCTTCGCACTCACGGCTTTGCTATCGGCATTGGCTGCTCTTGTCGTGCGTTCGAGACCTTCCCGCACCAGCGCGCCACCGACGGAAAACAATTAA
- a CDS encoding SIR2 family protein yields MIMMLVLPLKGGLRRMTRGPDDEVYDDILGRVSSGNAILFLGAGSTAKCKREDGQLGVTGSELAKAILRKLVKGNQLALKDHQVPALMEAAEYFQSNIGRSELDAFVSERLRDLRPSLGHYLAASFPWKAVITTNYNTVAELAWSEAMRIGFAARKIVVIRTDHDLVELKRDGDEESDEGGKTINLYKPHGCLTLQSKPALRMVITSQDYIKSETIRKTMYRDIRKLAEKYTTVFVGYSLADYTFRNLYYRLYLDLGLWARRSYSVAPIAPALIFKWKSRAMEDMKTTLLNSTFDAFMLRLVRKRGTLDPQLKEIAKSHWSDVLSSNKGYMSDLHWSDFSTLSSDKGKIGKERPKKKKRGARLLAFGGSALP; encoded by the coding sequence ATGATCATGATGCTAGTGCTGCCGTTAAAGGGAGGGCTGCGTCGAATGACGAGGGGGCCAGACGACGAAGTATACGACGACATCCTTGGTAGAGTCTCTTCCGGTAACGCTATACTGTTTCTTGGTGCTGGAAGCACCGCGAAATGCAAACGGGAAGATGGCCAGTTGGGAGTCACTGGTAGTGAACTCGCCAAGGCAATTCTTCGCAAACTGGTAAAAGGCAACCAACTGGCGCTGAAAGACCATCAAGTTCCCGCCTTGATGGAGGCAGCCGAATATTTTCAGAGCAACATTGGGCGATCGGAACTCGATGCCTTCGTGTCGGAACGGCTTCGCGATCTTCGTCCAAGCCTTGGTCACTATCTGGCCGCAAGTTTCCCGTGGAAGGCAGTAATCACCACGAACTACAATACCGTCGCCGAACTGGCGTGGTCAGAGGCGATGCGGATTGGATTCGCCGCCCGCAAGATAGTCGTCATCCGTACCGACCATGACCTGGTAGAACTCAAGCGAGACGGAGACGAAGAAAGCGACGAGGGCGGCAAAACAATAAACCTCTACAAACCTCATGGCTGCCTGACACTCCAGAGCAAACCGGCATTGAGGATGGTGATCACCTCTCAGGACTATATCAAGTCGGAAACCATCCGAAAGACGATGTACCGCGACATCCGGAAGCTGGCAGAGAAATATACTACCGTATTCGTCGGTTACAGCCTGGCGGATTATACCTTTCGCAACCTCTATTACCGTCTATATCTTGATCTGGGTTTGTGGGCGCGACGCTCGTATTCGGTGGCCCCCATCGCTCCTGCGTTGATATTCAAATGGAAATCCCGAGCGATGGAAGACATGAAAACCACTTTGCTCAACTCGACCTTTGATGCCTTCATGTTACGGCTCGTCAGAAAACGTGGAACGTTGGATCCGCAACTGAAAGAAATTGCGAAATCGCACTGGTCCGATGTGCTGTCGAGCAACAAGGGGTACATGAGCGATTTGCACTGGAGCGATTTCTCGACGCTCAGTTCAGATAAAGGAAAGATCGGCAAAGAACGGCCGAAAAAGAAAAAGAGGGGCGCTCGTCTCCTGGCATTCGGTGGCTCCGCGTTGCCGTAA
- a CDS encoding FAD-binding oxidoreductase, which translates to MDVRRNQWGESPWLHESLELEPPAALFASPDVIVVGAGFTGTSAAYHLAKLGVRTLVLEAETVADGASGRTGGLVLEGTATGPRPGVEACVPKLRRLVDEEGIDCELDLPGCWEIEHRENAAAQMLPWADGGKRVAIARTVTGGTVEPARLNIGLARAALRAGAAIRENARVTRIEYESRPAVYIDNECLHADWVIVGINAWMRSLVSQSPSARSSLTFAVATEQLKDSVIDEIGLGDVIPFYTADLPYLWGRTMRDGRVIFGAGLLFAAPDELEQVGTDHREFANIISALHDRIRRLHPALSMVELSASWAGPIVFTEGAVPIIGSVPSCPRVLVAGAYAGHGVALSVRAGEVLANSIVHGEPLPAWGELTR; encoded by the coding sequence ATGGATGTCCGGCGAAATCAGTGGGGCGAATCGCCGTGGTTGCACGAGAGCCTGGAGCTTGAGCCGCCGGCCGCGTTGTTCGCGAGTCCGGATGTAATCGTAGTCGGCGCAGGATTCACCGGCACTTCCGCCGCATACCATCTGGCTAAACTTGGTGTTCGCACACTGGTGCTTGAAGCGGAAACTGTAGCGGATGGGGCGAGCGGGCGCACCGGCGGCCTAGTGCTCGAAGGAACGGCGACAGGACCGCGTCCGGGAGTCGAAGCATGCGTGCCGAAACTTCGCCGCCTCGTCGATGAAGAAGGAATCGATTGCGAACTCGATCTTCCCGGATGCTGGGAGATTGAGCATCGCGAGAACGCCGCGGCACAGATGCTGCCCTGGGCGGACGGCGGCAAACGCGTCGCGATCGCGCGAACTGTCACCGGTGGCACTGTCGAACCTGCGCGATTGAACATTGGCCTCGCCCGCGCGGCGCTTCGCGCCGGGGCTGCGATTCGCGAGAATGCCCGCGTCACGCGAATCGAGTACGAATCCAGGCCAGCAGTATATATCGATAATGAATGCTTACACGCCGACTGGGTAATCGTCGGCATCAATGCATGGATGCGATCGCTGGTCAGTCAATCGCCGTCGGCGCGGAGCTCGCTCACGTTCGCCGTGGCAACTGAGCAACTGAAAGATAGTGTGATTGATGAGATCGGTCTCGGCGACGTAATTCCTTTCTATACCGCCGACCTTCCTTACTTGTGGGGGCGGACGATGCGCGACGGTCGCGTCATATTCGGCGCGGGGTTGCTCTTCGCGGCGCCCGACGAACTCGAACAAGTCGGAACCGACCATAGAGAATTCGCGAATATCATTTCCGCGCTGCATGATCGAATCCGCCGGCTTCACCCGGCGTTAAGTATGGTTGAGCTTTCCGCTTCCTGGGCGGGACCGATCGTATTCACTGAAGGCGCAGTCCCCATAATCGGAAGTGTACCTTCATGCCCGCGAGTCCTCGTCGCCGGCGCATATGCAGGCCACGGCGTCGCGCTCAGCGTCCGCGCCGGCGAAGTGCTCGCAAATTCGATCGTCCACGGCGAACCGCTCCCCGCCTGGGGCGAACTAACGCGCTGA